A stretch of Spirosoma oryzicola DNA encodes these proteins:
- a CDS encoding ABC transporter permease, with protein sequence MAWRDSRRSRQRLLLFMSAIVLGIAALVAINSFGDNLARSIDDQARELLGADLTLSWTRPPSAKTQQLAKTLGRDRAYEVSFASLVSIPRTGGVRLAQVKGLQGNFPYYGAWEVEPVSAIQSFRSAQSRVALVDDGLLVQLGAQLGDSVRVGNLSFVIAGRVTKTPGQAAIAATVAPTVFIPNQFLASTGLLQRGSRIAYKYYYKFAPGTDIAASIKKYETRFEKEGLNTDTVADRQRQTGRSFADLTKYMSLVAFVALLLGCVGVASAVQLYVKEKIASVAILRTLGASGRQALLIYLVQTALMGLIGATVGALIGSVVQLVLPQVFGRFLPITVETTLSAPAILGGIGTGMLISVLFALLPLLAIRNVAPLRTLRTNYEDDLNGRDPWRWLVYVLVLGFIVGFAYWQTKNLQLALGFTAGLTLAFGVLTALGLGLIWLVRRFFPASWSFVWRQSLANLYRPNNQTLILVTAIGLGAFLIATLYLTQGLLLSRVELSGSGNQPNMVLFDIQNEQVAGVRSLVQQQKLPVLQDVPVVTMRLNDVNGKSPATSPKDTSLKMPSWAFTREYRVTYRDTLIASEKQVAGKAPYQADGNVYISMEKAFLDRLHLKLGDTLNFNVQGTLIPAIVGGTREIEWNRVQTNFLVVFPSGVLEQAPQFHVLMTRVPNNQTSAILQRNLVSQFPNVSAIDLGLILKTVDEILDQISFVIQFMALFSILTGLLVLGSSVIISKYQRLRESVLLRTLGASRNQILRITALEYGLLGLLAALSGILLSVVGTWALARFVFEVPYRPNAVPLAIVAIVVTVLTVLIGLFNSRDVLVRPPLDVLRSEA encoded by the coding sequence ATGGCCTGGCGCGATAGTCGTCGGAGTCGCCAGCGATTGCTGCTGTTTATGTCGGCTATTGTGCTGGGGATTGCCGCGCTGGTGGCAATCAATTCGTTTGGCGATAACCTGGCCCGTAGTATCGACGATCAGGCGCGTGAACTGCTGGGTGCTGACCTGACGCTCTCCTGGACGCGTCCACCCTCCGCCAAAACGCAACAACTGGCGAAGACCCTCGGTCGCGACCGAGCTTACGAAGTTTCGTTTGCGTCGCTGGTGTCGATTCCCCGAACGGGTGGGGTGCGGTTGGCGCAGGTGAAAGGGTTGCAGGGCAATTTCCCGTACTACGGAGCCTGGGAGGTAGAACCTGTTTCGGCCATTCAGTCATTTCGGAGCGCCCAAAGCCGGGTCGCGCTGGTGGACGATGGGTTGTTGGTTCAGTTGGGAGCACAACTCGGCGATTCGGTCCGGGTCGGAAATCTGTCTTTTGTGATTGCCGGACGGGTTACCAAAACGCCCGGTCAGGCGGCCATTGCGGCTACCGTGGCACCGACCGTATTTATTCCCAATCAGTTTCTGGCTAGCACCGGCTTGTTGCAGCGTGGCAGCCGGATCGCTTACAAATACTACTATAAGTTTGCGCCCGGCACGGACATTGCCGCTTCGATAAAAAAATACGAAACCCGCTTTGAAAAAGAAGGCCTCAATACCGACACGGTTGCCGACCGGCAACGCCAAACGGGGCGATCCTTTGCGGATCTGACCAAGTACATGAGTCTGGTAGCTTTCGTCGCTTTGTTGTTAGGCTGCGTCGGTGTCGCCAGTGCGGTACAGTTGTACGTCAAGGAAAAAATTGCGTCAGTAGCAATCCTGAGAACGCTAGGAGCCAGCGGTCGGCAGGCGCTGTTGATCTATTTAGTGCAGACAGCCCTGATGGGTTTAATCGGCGCTACCGTTGGCGCCTTGATTGGTTCAGTCGTTCAACTGGTCTTGCCGCAGGTGTTTGGACGTTTTTTGCCAATTACGGTCGAAACGACTTTATCGGCTCCGGCTATTTTGGGCGGTATTGGAACAGGGATGCTTATCTCCGTGCTGTTTGCCTTGCTACCCCTGCTGGCCATTCGGAACGTGGCTCCCCTGCGAACGCTTCGGACTAACTACGAAGACGATCTGAACGGGCGTGATCCGTGGCGGTGGCTCGTCTATGTGCTGGTCCTCGGTTTCATCGTGGGATTTGCTTACTGGCAGACGAAAAATCTACAACTGGCGCTTGGCTTTACCGCTGGGCTGACGTTAGCATTTGGTGTTCTGACCGCGCTGGGGCTGGGATTGATCTGGCTGGTGCGCCGGTTTTTTCCCGCATCCTGGAGCTTCGTCTGGCGGCAGAGTCTGGCGAATCTATACCGACCCAACAACCAGACGCTTATTCTAGTGACGGCCATCGGTTTGGGCGCGTTCCTGATCGCGACGCTTTACCTGACGCAGGGGCTGCTGCTCAGTCGGGTTGAATTGTCCGGTAGCGGTAATCAGCCCAACATGGTTCTGTTCGATATTCAGAATGAACAGGTTGCGGGTGTCCGGTCGTTAGTTCAACAGCAAAAGCTACCCGTTTTGCAGGACGTGCCGGTCGTAACCATGCGACTGAACGATGTAAACGGCAAATCGCCCGCGACTAGTCCGAAAGATACGAGTCTGAAAATGCCGAGTTGGGCTTTTACGCGTGAATATCGGGTGACCTATCGCGATACGCTGATCGCATCCGAGAAGCAGGTCGCCGGGAAAGCACCTTATCAGGCCGACGGCAACGTGTACATCTCGATGGAAAAAGCGTTTCTCGATCGTCTGCATCTAAAGCTCGGCGATACGTTAAACTTTAACGTCCAGGGTACGCTTATTCCGGCTATCGTCGGGGGAACACGAGAAATCGAATGGAACCGCGTTCAGACTAACTTTCTGGTGGTGTTTCCGTCGGGTGTGCTGGAGCAGGCCCCGCAGTTTCACGTTTTGATGACCCGCGTTCCTAATAACCAGACATCCGCTATCCTGCAACGAAATCTGGTCAGTCAGTTTCCGAACGTATCGGCGATTGATCTGGGGCTGATTCTAAAAACGGTAGACGAAATTCTCGATCAGATTTCGTTCGTGATTCAGTTTATGGCGCTTTTCAGTATTCTGACTGGCTTGCTGGTACTGGGTAGTTCGGTCATCATCAGCAAATACCAGCGGTTACGTGAGAGCGTTCTATTGCGGACGCTAGGCGCTAGCCGTAATCAGATTTTACGAATCACGGCGCTTGAATACGGCTTGCTGGGCTTGTTGGCGGCTTTGTCGGGGATTTTATTGTCCGTTGTTGGGACATGGGCACTGGCGCGATTCGTATTTGAAGTGCCGTACCGACCAAACGCGGTGCCGTTGGCCATTGTCGCCATCGTTGTGACAGTCCTGACCGTGCTGATTGGCTTATTTAATAGCCGCGATGTGCTGGTTCGTCCACCACTGGATGTGCTGCGGTCCGAAGCGTAA
- a CDS encoding SDR family NAD(P)-dependent oxidoreductase: MEHSLAGKTALVTGAASGIGKAVALLYAQHGANVLVSDLDAEKGQVVVEQIKGMDVKSHFVLADVGDPAECERLVHETVNRYGKLDIACNNAGIGGELSTTADYSLEGWQKIININLNSVFFCLKYQIAQMLKQGGGSIVNMASILGQVGTPNSPGYVAAKHAVVGLTKTVALEYAQQGIRVNAVGPAYIDTPLLSALPDEARQQLISLHPIGRLGKSEEVAELVIWLSSDKASFVTGSYYPVDGGYLAH, from the coding sequence ATGGAACATTCATTAGCAGGAAAAACGGCACTCGTTACCGGGGCCGCTTCGGGGATTGGAAAGGCGGTTGCTCTTTTGTATGCCCAGCATGGCGCAAATGTTCTTGTCTCCGATCTGGATGCTGAGAAAGGGCAGGTCGTTGTCGAGCAAATCAAAGGGATGGACGTGAAAAGCCATTTTGTACTGGCGGATGTCGGCGACCCAGCCGAATGCGAACGACTCGTTCATGAAACGGTGAATCGGTACGGCAAGCTGGATATTGCCTGCAACAACGCGGGTATCGGCGGTGAGCTAAGCACGACGGCGGACTACAGTCTGGAAGGCTGGCAAAAGATCATCAACATAAACCTGAACAGCGTCTTTTTCTGCCTGAAGTACCAGATCGCCCAGATGCTGAAACAAGGCGGAGGTAGCATTGTCAATATGGCGTCGATTCTGGGTCAGGTTGGTACGCCCAACTCACCCGGCTACGTCGCGGCTAAACACGCTGTTGTCGGTCTTACCAAAACGGTGGCCCTTGAATACGCTCAACAAGGTATACGCGTTAATGCGGTAGGTCCGGCTTATATCGATACGCCCCTCCTCTCGGCCTTACCCGATGAGGCTCGTCAGCAGTTGATCAGCCTTCACCCAATTGGCCGACTCGGAAAGTCCGAAGAAGTAGCGGAGCTGGTTATTTGGTTATCGTCCGACAAAGCGTCGTTCGTGACGGGATCGTACTACCCGGTCGATGGCGGTTATCTGGCGCACTAA